In Nostoc sp. CENA543, a single genomic region encodes these proteins:
- a CDS encoding TenA family protein, which produces MTLSTQLWEANQNIAQACLQHPFVQGIADGSLAQHKFAYYVGQDAFFLESFARAYSVAAAKAPDWHGFATFHALAGGVLAELQLHQNYAHQWGVDLTTVEPGMATRRYTDFLLATAWSADVGLTAAAMSPCMRLYAYLGEQLASNGIPNHRYTNWVETYSSADFAPLAQQLENVVNNYAKADNSTHTTYRYAMLCEYDFFQAAWMI; this is translated from the coding sequence ATGACCCTATCTACTCAATTATGGGAAGCAAATCAAAACATAGCACAAGCCTGTCTACAACATCCCTTCGTCCAAGGTATTGCTGACGGTTCGTTAGCACAGCACAAATTTGCTTACTATGTAGGACAAGACGCATTTTTTCTAGAATCTTTCGCGCGTGCTTATAGTGTAGCTGCGGCTAAAGCACCAGACTGGCATGGTTTTGCAACATTTCACGCCTTAGCTGGAGGAGTTTTAGCAGAATTACAACTGCATCAAAATTATGCTCATCAATGGGGTGTTGATTTAACCACTGTAGAACCTGGAATGGCTACCCGCCGCTACACGGACTTTTTACTAGCCACAGCTTGGAGTGCAGATGTAGGGTTAACTGCGGCGGCTATGTCTCCTTGTATGCGACTGTATGCTTATTTAGGAGAACAATTAGCCAGTAATGGTATTCCCAATCATAGATATACTAATTGGGTTGAGACTTACAGCAGTGCAGACTTCGCTCCACTAGCACAGCAATTAGAAAATGTCGTCAATAATTATGCCAAAGCTGACAATTCAACTCACACCACATATCGCTATGCCATGTTATGCGAATACGATTTTTTCCAAGCTGCGTGGATGATATAA
- a CDS encoding pentapeptide repeat-containing protein, producing the protein MKNIILVTSVFLTTFSLTNTAQAVNPEHLKQLLATKQCQNCDLSNTSLVMADLSGANLSGANLTGANLSRANLSSADLRGANLNGAGLFGANLNAAKLGGANLANADLRSSYLGNTEFTGAYVTGANFQGAVGIPLQIATADEFYALGVAEGQKGNQRQAITYFNQAIAIKPEYAGAYLARGVAKYQMLDREGAFQDAQTAEKLFTSQQNTTGIQTSQAFIKEVQTPYTEKVSAGKPTFTDFIGSLGSVLLQFLPF; encoded by the coding sequence ATGAAAAATATAATTTTAGTCACATCCGTATTTTTAACTACCTTTAGTCTGACCAATACGGCTCAAGCAGTAAATCCTGAACATTTAAAACAGCTATTAGCAACCAAGCAATGTCAAAACTGCGACCTATCTAATACAAGTCTAGTGATGGCAGATTTATCAGGAGCAAACCTTAGTGGTGCTAACCTGACAGGTGCTAATCTTAGCCGTGCCAACTTAAGCAGTGCGGACTTACGGGGTGCAAATTTGAATGGTGCAGGTTTATTTGGTGCTAACTTAAATGCAGCCAAACTAGGTGGTGCAAATTTAGCAAATGCAGACTTGCGAAGTAGCTATCTAGGAAATACAGAATTTACTGGTGCTTACGTAACTGGTGCTAACTTTCAAGGAGCAGTCGGTATACCATTACAAATTGCTACAGCCGATGAATTCTATGCGTTAGGAGTAGCAGAAGGTCAAAAAGGTAATCAACGTCAAGCTATTACTTATTTTAATCAAGCGATCGCCATCAAACCAGAATACGCAGGTGCATACTTAGCTCGTGGTGTCGCCAAATATCAAATGTTAGACAGAGAAGGAGCATTTCAAGATGCTCAAACCGCAGAAAAACTCTTCACCAGCCAGCAAAACACTACCGGAATACAAACATCACAAGCCTTTATCAAAGAAGTGCAAACCCCCTACACAGAAAAAGTCAGCGCAGGTAAACCCACCTTTACTGACTTTATAGGTAGTCTTGGTTCAGTATTACTACAATTCCTACCGTTTTAA
- a CDS encoding AAA family ATPase, which translates to MEFEYFSRYDSTPKNQNRQSLLATGWRPLQREINWQFLWELFNQDTKELTQKTLNLASGMAEILGRNNYTWWANILSLASENTRYEIEKFWHYITPEPQAPDYRYKDVLNTETPILQFVSRNSIPIDYVLNRLQEITVLRVLNVLGQPDIITQHYLERDFYYPVEKFVNWERIDVVNTVYAYWSQQDVWLQIEAYDRGRRQYTLMSRDMSPLINKATYDLAVMLSGYQSRVGKVHSQYPIRTFPTDIQSFTDTVQQAILNQNQLAVVVHGEPGTGKTAWTQAVAQEILVPLGFVIFILDHDAIANFVPPTYLERICIIINEADNLAQNRASEVAQYNNKTEHILSLLDGTLYQSVIDDTGIHSKQRLVVLMTCNTTERLDPAMLRKGRVDLMYEFAQRFV; encoded by the coding sequence ATGGAATTTGAATATTTTAGTCGCTACGATAGTACACCAAAAAATCAAAACCGCCAAAGCTTACTGGCTACTGGCTGGCGACCCTTACAACGAGAAATAAATTGGCAATTTTTATGGGAACTTTTTAATCAAGACACCAAAGAATTGACGCAAAAAACCTTGAATTTAGCTAGTGGAATGGCGGAAATTTTAGGGAGAAATAATTATACATGGTGGGCAAATATCTTAAGTTTAGCCTCCGAAAACACTCGCTATGAGATAGAAAAGTTTTGGCACTATATTACACCAGAACCACAAGCACCAGATTATCGTTACAAAGATGTCTTAAATACGGAAACTCCTATATTGCAATTTGTTAGTCGCAATAGTATTCCCATTGACTATGTGTTAAATCGCCTACAAGAAATCACAGTTTTACGTGTTTTAAACGTCTTAGGTCAGCCTGATATCATTACTCAACATTATCTAGAAAGAGATTTTTATTATCCTGTAGAAAAATTTGTGAACTGGGAAAGAATAGATGTAGTCAATACAGTATATGCTTATTGGTCACAGCAGGATGTTTGGCTACAAATTGAAGCTTACGATCGCGGACGGCGACAATATACCCTAATGTCTAGAGATATGTCGCCACTCATCAACAAAGCCACATACGACCTAGCCGTGATGTTGAGTGGTTATCAAAGCCGTGTGGGTAAGGTTCACAGCCAATACCCCATTCGCACTTTCCCTACAGATATTCAAAGCTTCACAGATACAGTCCAGCAAGCCATCCTCAATCAAAATCAGCTAGCAGTAGTAGTTCATGGTGAACCAGGTACAGGAAAAACAGCTTGGACACAAGCAGTAGCACAAGAAATTCTTGTACCATTAGGATTCGTCATTTTTATTTTGGATCATGATGCGATCGCTAACTTTGTTCCACCCACATATTTAGAGCGAATTTGCATCATTATTAACGAAGCTGACAACTTAGCTCAAAATCGTGCTTCGGAAGTCGCCCAGTATAACAACAAAACAGAACACATTTTGAGTCTATTGGATGGAACCTTATATCAAAGCGTGATTGACGACACAGGAATTCACAGCAAGCAGCGACTAGTAGTATTAATGACTTGTAACACCACTGAAAGACTAGATCCAGCAATGCTGAGAAAAGGTAGAGTTGATTTAATGTATGAATTTGCTCAACGATTTGTCTAA
- a CDS encoding response regulator, with translation MYLAKSFMNEHKQHKPQQPLILAVEDHDDSLLLISYALESLGCRFICQKDSATTVLVAKEYQPDLIMLDILLPSVNGIDVMGYLKQEPLTCKIPVVAVTALADREDQERIMQAGFAGYLCKPYMIEELELVIRRLLWGKFKFFLPYQLCQE, from the coding sequence ATGTATCTGGCAAAATCATTCATGAATGAGCATAAGCAGCACAAACCTCAGCAGCCGTTAATTTTAGCAGTGGAAGACCACGATGACAGTCTACTGCTGATTAGTTATGCTCTGGAGTCACTTGGCTGTAGATTTATTTGTCAAAAAGATAGCGCAACTACTGTACTAGTAGCTAAAGAGTATCAGCCAGACTTAATTATGTTGGATATTTTGTTACCTAGTGTTAATGGAATTGATGTGATGGGGTACTTAAAACAAGAACCCCTCACTTGCAAAATTCCTGTGGTTGCTGTCACTGCTTTAGCGGATAGAGAGGATCAAGAACGGATTATGCAAGCTGGGTTTGCAGGATATTTGTGTAAACCCTACATGATAGAAGAGTTAGAGTTAGTAATTCGCCGATTACTATGGGGTAAATTTAAGTTCTTCTTACCCTATCAGTTATGTCAAGAATAG
- a CDS encoding cell wall metabolism sensor histidine kinase WalK, producing the protein MSVVENSQTDRILAVDDTRDNLILVQTILESEGYEIDLVTDGISALAKIAQSPPDLILLDVMMPGMDGYEVTRRIRNNPHLNYIPILLITAFHESSVVEGLDAGADDFIRKPFDTDELLARVRSLLRLKHSLDEQRKMARQREDFVSRLTHDLRTPLVAADRMLGLFEQETFCKISPEMKQAIAVMIRSNKNLMQMVNTLLEVYRFEAGKKTLNYESCNLPEIATEVVSELTPLADEKNISLKVDTSQLDNSGENPAFVMGDALELRRVLHNLVGNAIKFTDTGGVSIKIWETNQHWVNIAVADTGYGIAPEDQATIFERFRQGRNKRSGSGLGLHLSSRIIEAHQGKIGLTSELGQGSTFTIQLPKK; encoded by the coding sequence ATGTCTGTTGTGGAAAACTCTCAAACTGATCGCATTTTAGCTGTTGATGATACCAGAGATAATCTCATCTTAGTCCAGACAATTCTTGAAAGTGAAGGCTATGAGATTGATTTAGTCACAGATGGGATTTCAGCCTTAGCAAAAATCGCTCAATCTCCACCTGATTTAATTCTCCTAGATGTGATGATGCCAGGAATGGATGGTTATGAAGTAACTCGACGCATTCGCAATAATCCCCATCTCAACTACATACCCATTTTGTTAATTACGGCTTTTCACGAATCCAGTGTTGTGGAAGGTTTAGATGCCGGTGCTGATGATTTTATTCGCAAACCATTTGATACAGATGAACTTTTAGCCAGAGTGCGATCGCTTCTTCGTCTCAAGCACAGTCTAGACGAACAACGCAAAATGGCACGTCAACGGGAAGACTTTGTCTCTCGTCTCACCCATGATTTACGCACACCCTTAGTAGCAGCTGATCGAATGCTGGGGTTATTTGAACAAGAAACCTTTTGCAAAATTTCCCCCGAAATGAAACAAGCGATCGCTGTGATGATTCGCAGTAATAAAAATCTCATGCAAATGGTCAATACCCTCCTAGAAGTCTATCGCTTTGAGGCAGGTAAAAAAACCTTAAACTATGAAAGCTGCAACCTACCAGAAATCGCCACCGAAGTAGTCAGCGAACTCACCCCATTAGCTGACGAAAAAAATATCAGTCTCAAAGTCGATACCAGTCAATTAGACAATTCCGGCGAAAACCCTGCTTTCGTCATGGGTGATGCTTTAGAGTTAAGGCGCGTTTTACATAATTTAGTAGGTAACGCCATCAAATTCACCGACACAGGCGGTGTAAGCATTAAAATTTGGGAAACTAATCAGCATTGGGTAAATATCGCAGTAGCAGACACAGGTTATGGAATTGCACCTGAAGACCAAGCTACTATTTTCGAGCGATTTCGCCAAGGTAGAAATAAAAGATCAGGTAGCGGCTTAGGATTACATTTATCTAGCCGCATTATTGAGGCTCATCAAGGTAAAATCGGACTGACATCCGAACTCGGCCAGGGTAGTACATTTACAATCCAACTACCCAAAAAGTAG
- a CDS encoding hybrid sensor histidine kinase/response regulator, producing MNETLRILVADDDELDRQTVYLAFTQAGVNIEMAEVSDAKTAISILRNTTFDCVFLDARLPDQDGISLIKKLRDSEIKVPIVVITEQGDAQIAVELMKSGATDYLDKSRLSSATLTQVLRHAIRLHQVEMQAASAHQKLKESHEQLLRKNQELEKQRQQIQLQNLKLLEVSQLKSQFLATMSHELRTPMNAIIGFAQILLRPKFGKLTYQQADMVERILNNGKHLLMLVNEVLDFSKLEEGKLALQPEFFDLANLTKTVVGEVRSLAEAKKLSLIVKINIDNPVVFNDPIRVKQILLNLLSNAIKFTESGSIWVEVKNLEENRVAIAVRDTGIGISSQDFQHIFEAFRQLDQTITRKYPGTGLGLAIINSLVQMMGGKILLESQIGVGSMFKIELPRQISLSTTNKTSEGVQFDGSGILSTVQKIRNHNSESRT from the coding sequence ATGAACGAAACGTTGAGAATTTTGGTCGCCGACGATGATGAATTAGACCGCCAAACAGTTTATTTAGCTTTCACCCAAGCAGGCGTAAACATCGAAATGGCTGAGGTAAGTGATGCCAAAACTGCGATATCTATCTTAAGAAATACTACTTTTGACTGCGTTTTTTTGGATGCTCGCTTACCAGACCAAGATGGTATAAGCTTAATTAAAAAGCTCCGCGATTCGGAAATTAAAGTACCTATAGTAGTCATCACAGAACAAGGAGATGCACAAATCGCCGTTGAATTAATGAAATCAGGTGCTACAGATTATCTTGATAAATCTAGATTATCTTCAGCAACATTAACTCAGGTTTTACGCCATGCGATCCGCCTCCATCAGGTGGAAATGCAGGCAGCTTCAGCACATCAAAAACTCAAAGAAAGTCATGAACAATTATTACGGAAAAATCAAGAACTGGAAAAGCAAAGACAACAAATACAGCTACAAAATTTAAAACTGCTAGAAGTTTCTCAGCTAAAATCACAGTTTTTAGCTACCATGTCTCATGAGTTGCGAACCCCTATGAATGCTATTATCGGGTTTGCTCAAATCCTGTTGCGTCCTAAATTTGGTAAACTCACATACCAACAAGCAGATATGGTAGAACGTATCCTCAATAATGGTAAGCATTTACTCATGCTGGTAAATGAAGTCCTCGATTTTTCTAAATTAGAAGAAGGAAAATTAGCACTACAACCAGAATTTTTTGATTTAGCTAACTTGACTAAAACAGTAGTTGGTGAAGTGCGTTCTCTAGCAGAGGCAAAAAAGTTATCTTTGATAGTCAAAATAAATATAGATAACCCTGTAGTGTTTAACGACCCCATCAGAGTCAAACAGATATTATTGAACTTATTATCTAATGCGATTAAGTTTACTGAGTCTGGTAGTATTTGGGTGGAAGTAAAAAACCTAGAAGAAAATCGAGTGGCGATCGCAGTTCGCGATACAGGGATAGGTATATCATCCCAAGATTTTCAGCATATTTTTGAAGCTTTCCGGCAGCTTGATCAAACTATTACCCGCAAATATCCGGGTACAGGTTTGGGTTTAGCCATTATCAACTCCCTAGTACAGATGATGGGAGGTAAAATTCTTCTGGAAAGTCAAATAGGAGTAGGCTCAATGTTCAAAATAGAACTACCAAGACAAATATCATTATCGACCACAAATAAAACCTCAGAGGGTGTACAATTTGATGGCTCAGGAATTCTATCTACGGTGCAGAAAATCAGAAATCATAACTCAGAATCGCGCACTTAG
- a CDS encoding response regulator transcription factor, translating to MNEISIILIEDHDLTRMGLKAALQSHGGLKVIGEAANATQGLKLLETAKPDVAVVDIGLPDMDGIELTRKFKRYQVESGQTNTKILILTMDHTEDAVLAAFAAGADSYYMKETSISKLTEAIQATFAGNSWIDPAIANVVLQKMRQGIPVETQSADKPKTVKIEALPSEYEQVLETYPLTQRELEILELIVAGCSNGQIAEKLYITVGTVKTHVRNILNKLCADDRTQAAVRALRSGLVA from the coding sequence ATGAACGAAATCAGTATTATTTTAATTGAAGACCATGACCTGACAAGAATGGGGCTGAAAGCTGCATTGCAGTCCCACGGAGGATTGAAAGTAATTGGTGAAGCTGCTAATGCTACCCAAGGACTAAAACTTTTGGAAACAGCCAAGCCAGATGTTGCGGTGGTAGACATTGGCTTACCCGACATGGATGGAATTGAACTCACCCGCAAGTTTAAACGCTATCAAGTCGAAAGTGGACAAACAAACACGAAAATTTTGATCCTGACAATGGATCACACAGAGGATGCGGTGCTAGCAGCCTTCGCAGCTGGTGCAGACTCTTATTACATGAAAGAGACGAGTATCAGTAAGTTGACAGAGGCGATACAAGCTACCTTCGCCGGTAACTCTTGGATTGATCCAGCGATCGCCAATGTAGTATTACAGAAAATGCGCCAAGGTATCCCTGTAGAAACTCAATCCGCAGATAAGCCAAAAACAGTCAAAATTGAAGCCTTACCTTCAGAATACGAGCAAGTTTTAGAAACATACCCCCTCACCCAAAGAGAGTTAGAAATTCTAGAATTAATCGTTGCTGGTTGTAGTAACGGACAAATTGCTGAGAAACTTTATATTACCGTCGGTACAGTTAAAACCCACGTCCGGAATATTCTTAACAAACTCTGTGCTGATGACCGTACCCAGGCGGCTGTACGTGCTTTGCGTTCCGGTTTGGTGGCATAA
- a CDS encoding NF041680 family putative transposase — MNRAKLEEFRQAAYNYLGRAHDATFELMDAILLTRNAYSLADLSLSPAFRRKWSSIYEALQDSRPQRQKLMQLYIKQMPHQGRPLLAGDHTAWPRPDAVTLQERTIEHSSVSMGGDKPITIGQGYSTIAWIPESSGSWALPLRHERITSWESPIQKAAWQLQQVCENLPTRPISVWDSEYGCAPFVLKTSNIKADILVRLRSNLCLWGAPPPYSGKGRPRKHGDKFKLNDASTWTQAIQTIEVNHPKLGRIKVSLWSNFHFRKAATRPMSLIRVERLDELGNLRVSKPLWLAWLGEQMPPLEEVWQLYLRRFTVDHWYRFLKQRLHWTLPKLRTPKQCERWSDLMPIMTWELWLARDIVADNPLPWQKLLVSLTPGRVAQAMGSILATIGTPARPPKPRGKSPGWKTGQPRQRRIRYPVVRKTTTKPRKQQSESA; from the coding sequence ATGAACCGTGCCAAATTAGAGGAATTTCGTCAAGCAGCGTATAACTATCTAGGTAGAGCGCATGATGCAACATTTGAACTGATGGATGCAATATTGCTAACTCGGAACGCTTACAGTTTGGCAGATTTATCACTATCACCAGCATTTAGACGCAAGTGGTCAAGTATTTATGAAGCGTTACAAGATAGCAGGCCACAGCGACAAAAATTGATGCAGTTATACATCAAACAGATGCCACACCAGGGTCGTCCGTTGTTGGCTGGCGACCATACAGCTTGGCCAAGGCCAGATGCGGTAACGCTACAGGAAAGGACAATTGAACACAGCAGTGTCTCAATGGGAGGTGACAAACCAATCACCATTGGTCAGGGCTATAGCACCATTGCTTGGATACCGGAGAGTTCGGGCAGTTGGGCATTACCATTGAGACACGAGCGAATTACCAGTTGGGAAAGCCCAATCCAGAAAGCAGCATGGCAATTACAACAAGTTTGTGAAAATTTACCTACCAGACCAATTTCGGTTTGGGATAGTGAGTACGGGTGCGCTCCTTTCGTTTTGAAGACGAGTAATATTAAAGCAGACATTTTGGTACGTTTGCGTTCAAATCTTTGTTTATGGGGCGCACCACCACCATATTCTGGCAAGGGACGACCGAGAAAACATGGTGATAAATTTAAGTTGAATGATGCTTCGACATGGACTCAAGCCATTCAAACTATAGAAGTAAATCATCCAAAACTAGGACGTATCAAGGTGAGCTTGTGGTCAAATTTTCATTTTCGGAAAGCCGCTACACGTCCGATGTCCTTGATTCGGGTTGAGCGTCTTGATGAGCTTGGCAACTTGCGGGTGTCAAAACCTTTGTGGTTGGCTTGGCTGGGAGAACAAATGCCGCCTTTAGAAGAAGTTTGGCAACTCTACTTGCGGCGTTTTACTGTTGACCACTGGTATCGCTTTTTGAAGCAACGCTTACACTGGACTCTTCCCAAGCTACGTACCCCTAAGCAATGTGAGCGTTGGAGTGACTTAATGCCCATCATGACTTGGGAATTGTGGTTAGCCCGTGATATCGTTGCAGACAACCCTTTACCTTGGCAAAAGTTATTAGTTAGTTTGACTCCAGGTAGGGTTGCTCAGGCGATGGGAAGTATTTTAGCGACGATTGGTACTCCTGCCCGTCCGCCCAAACCTCGCGGAAAGTCCCCTGGCTGGAAGACTGGACAACCCCGACAACGTAGAATTCGCTATCCTGTTGTTAGAAAAACTACAACTAAGCCACGTAAGCAACAATCAGAATCTGCTTAA